A window of Halopelagius inordinatus genomic DNA:
CTAAGGTGTCGATTCCGGCGTCGCCGCCGGTTCCCTCTCCCTCCATCGCCTGCCGGAGTTTGATTCGGCTGGTGACGAGTTGCTCGACGAGTTCGTGGAGTTGGTCGAGTTGGTCGACGTCCACGCGGACCGACTTCACCGCCGAGATGGAACGACCCTTCTCCTCTTCGTCGTCCGCGTCTCCGTCGTCCGCCCCTCCATCGGATTCGTCGTCGGACCCTCCGTCGTCGCCTCCCGTCCCGTCGTCGGCGTCCGCGGACGACGACTCGGAGTCGGGGGACGCCGGGGCGTCCGCGGAGGCGTCGGCCGCCGCGTTCGCCGGTTCGTCGGCGTCAGCGGCGGGTTCGGTGTCGGCGTCGGCGCTTTCGTCCGCCTCGGAGGAGGCGACGTCGGCCGACTCGTCCGCGGCGGACCCGTCGCCCGAGTACGCGGCGGCGACGGCTTCGACCGCCGCCTCCGCTTCAGAGGGGTCCACGTCCGCCTGCGGGTCCGCGACGACGCTCTCTCCGTCGTCGTCCGCCGCAGATTTCTCGATGTCGGGCGTCGGTTCGGCGGACTCTCCGCTCGCGTCCTCGTCCGCGTCCGTCTCGGTGGCGTCGGACGCCGAGTCGGCCGCGTCGTCCGAGTTCGGGCCATCGAAGGCGTCCGACACGTCGGTACAGTCGACGGACTCGACCTTCCAGAGGTCGGACAGCGTCGCGTCGAGTTCCTCGCCCGGCACGTCTGCGACGAAAAGCGAGAACGTCTCGTCGAACTCGCCGCGTTCGATGCTGTCGACGTTCGGGTCCGCGCCGACGATATCGACAGTCTCGGGGACGTTCCCCAAGAACAGACCGGCGTCGACGCCTTTCATATCGCCGGTGTCGAGTTCCACGTCGACGTGGAACAGATGCTCGGCGTCGGCGGCGATAGAGTCGTCGAGAACCTCGCGAGTCACCGCCGCGACGTCGGGGCCGTCGTCGGCGGCGGCCGACCTGTCACCGGCCGCCGCGTCCGAGTTTCCCGCCGTCGCCTCCGCGTCGTCGCCCTCGGCGGCGGCGCGAATCTCCTCGACCAGTTCCGTGGGGTCGGTCCGAGATTCGCCGTGCTCCTCTATCTCGTGGAGGATTTCGAGAATCTCGTCCATCCCATCGAAGACGAGGTCCATCCGTCCCGGCGTGACTTCGAGGCGGCCGTGCCGCACCTCGTCTAACAGGTCCTCGACGGCGTGGGCGACGGTGGCCGCGTTGTCGAATCCCATCGCGCCGAAGTTCCCCTTCAGGGTGTGAGCCTGCCGGAAAATCTCGTCGATGGCGTCGTCGTCGTCGGGGTTCGCCTCCAGTTCGAGCAGCGAGTTGTTCAGTTGGGTGATGCTCTCTTCGCTCTCGGTGATGAATGCTTGGTAGAGTTCCTCGTCCATCGTTAGTCCTCCTGTAGCCCGCGTAAGACGCCGTCCGCGACGGCCTCAGCGGGTGCGATTTCTTCGACGCAGCCGGTTTCTATGGCTCGCTTCGGCATGCCGAAGATGGCCGACGTCTCTTCGTCCTGTGCGACCGTGTGCCCGCCCGCCTCGTGGATGCGCCCCATCCCGTCGACGCCGTCGCGCCCCATCCCGGTCAGGAGGACGCCCGTCAACGGTCCGTCGACGGATTCGACGACGGACGCCATCGTCAGGTCGATTGCGGGTTTGACTCCGTGAACCGGTTGCGTGTCCGTGAGGTCGAGGGTGAGTCGCCCGCCTCGGTCCCGGGTGACGAGGAGGTGCGACCCGCCGGGGGCGATGCGCGCCTCGCCGACGCCTATCTGTTCTCCGTCCGTCGCCTCGCTGACCTCGTACTCGGACCGGCCGTCGAGTCGGTCCGCGAAGCGTTCGGTGA
This region includes:
- a CDS encoding ATP-binding protein, which translates into the protein MDEELYQAFITESEESITQLNNSLLELEANPDDDDAIDEIFRQAHTLKGNFGAMGFDNAATVAHAVEDLLDEVRHGRLEVTPGRMDLVFDGMDEILEILHEIEEHGESRTDPTELVEEIRAAAEGDDAEATAGNSDAAAGDRSAAADDGPDVAAVTREVLDDSIAADAEHLFHVDVELDTGDMKGVDAGLFLGNVPETVDIVGADPNVDSIERGEFDETFSLFVADVPGEELDATLSDLWKVESVDCTDVSDAFDGPNSDDAADSASDATETDADEDASGESAEPTPDIEKSAADDDGESVVADPQADVDPSEAEAAVEAVAAAYSGDGSAADESADVASSEADESADADTEPAADADEPANAAADASADAPASPDSESSSADADDGTGGDDGGSDDESDGGADDGDADDEEEKGRSISAVKSVRVDVDQLDQLHELVEQLVTSRIKLRQAMEGEGTGGDAGIDTLDELDKISTNLQNTVMDMRLIPLKKVFDKFPRMVRDIAREQDKRVRFKVEGEDIELDRTILDEISDPLMHVLRNAVDHGIEMPDERESAGKSRTGTIELSARRQHDTVIVTVEDDGGGIDADAVRDKAVSKGLATRDELNELPDEEIYDYVFHPGFSTNDEITDVSGRGVGMDVVKTTVESLDGSVDVTSTEGEGSKFTIRLPVSVAIIKVLFVSVGDREFGVPIKYIDEISRRQRVETINAAEVVVHEDRIFPLIRLRNALDVDIDESERGMIVRIRPEDRQVALHCDRVTRQEEVVVTPLQGPLSGTEGLSGTAVIGDGNVIPILDVSTLELPEDGKQAMREWTPPSTENDAPTDAEEAAD